A genomic region of Exiguobacterium sp. Helios contains the following coding sequences:
- a CDS encoding haloacid dehalogenase type II, protein MTQPIKALVFDVYGTLFDVHSVKVKAEELYPEHGEAISQAWRQKQLEYSFLRQLNGQYVPFSQVTRDALRYALLQLKLHVTEENIAALMEVYLKLDHYPEVDSVLEQMSDKQLAVFSNGSHDMLDPLIEQSGLSGRFNHIISVDDIKQYKPTPASYMHALNTLGLKREEILFMSSNGWDITGAKSFGFRTAWINRSGLPVEELNLDPDSIYDDLTGLLEWK, encoded by the coding sequence ATGACACAACCGATTAAAGCACTGGTCTTTGATGTCTACGGTACATTGTTTGATGTCCACTCCGTCAAAGTCAAAGCAGAGGAACTCTACCCGGAGCACGGCGAAGCCATCAGCCAGGCCTGGCGTCAAAAACAGCTGGAATATTCCTTCTTACGTCAGTTGAACGGCCAGTACGTCCCGTTCAGCCAAGTGACGCGTGATGCACTCCGTTATGCCTTACTGCAACTGAAGCTACACGTCACGGAAGAAAACATTGCCGCCTTGATGGAAGTCTATTTAAAGCTCGATCATTATCCGGAAGTCGATTCCGTCTTAGAGCAGATGAGTGATAAACAACTGGCTGTCTTCTCAAACGGTTCCCACGATATGCTTGATCCATTGATTGAACAGTCTGGTCTCTCCGGACGGTTTAATCACATCATCAGTGTGGATGACATTAAACAGTATAAGCCGACACCGGCTTCTTACATGCATGCGCTCAATACGTTAGGTCTCAAACGGGAAGAAATCCTGTTCATGTCGTCGAACGGCTGGGACATTACTGGCGCTAAAAGTTTTGGTTTTCGGACAGCCTGGATCAACCGGTCGGGTCTGCCCGTCGAAGAATTGAATCTTGATCCGGACAGTATTTATGATGATCTAACCGGCTTGCTGGAATGGAAATGA